The segment ACATAGCAAGAGGCATACTAGAAAAAAATCCGGAACAAGTATTAGGTGCGGCATTTATATGCCCAGTTATTACCCCTTATCCAGAAGATAGAAGAGCAGAAGAACATAGAATCATGAAAACTGATGATGAATTCATTGCAAGTCTCACTATAAATGAATTGGAAGATTTTAAAAGCAATCAAGTTGTACTTGATGAGTATAATTGGGTAAGGTACAACGAGGAAGTTTTAAGTGGTTGTAAGATTGCAGATGAAAAATTTTTAAGTAAAGTTAAGAATAAATATGGGTTTACATTTAAAGTTGATCAATCTAATTTTAATAAACCTAGTGTATTTCTTTTAGGGAAACAAGACTCATCCGTTGGCTATAAAGATGCTCTTGACATAATGAATAAGTATCCAAGAGGAACATTTGCCATATTGGATAAAGCAGGCCACAATTTACAAATTGAACAACCTCAAATTTTTAACTCCCTTATAAATGAATGGCTGGATAGAGTTGAAGAATCAAACTAATTATAATTACCTGCTAAGGCTAAATGTCTTAGCTTTCTTTTTATCCTTCTTGCTCTTTTGCAGTTATTTATTTAGTGAGGTTGGAATGAATGCCATTAAAACGCTAAAAAAGCGCGGAAAGATTACTCTTCCCGCGCTCCTATCCTGTATGAAGCCATTTTCATCACTTGGACACTGCTTTCCCCTTTTGCAGCTCGACCCGGGCATTTCCCATAAAAAAGATCGTCACTGCCGCAATGGCAATTGGTAGCAACGCCAGCGTGAAAGTTATCGTGATCGAATCTGACATGGCATTTACAATGATATCAAGTATATTCCCGGGGATTTTAGCACGGCCCGCCGCACTGAAGATTTCTTGCGGGTCTCTCATATTCATCATCGCATTTCCTGCCCCTGGAAAACCTGAAAACCCCTTTTCAAGCTTGTCAGTAAAAACATGATTTTGAATTGTTCCGAAGATGGTCACGCCCAAAGTCATCCCAAATGACCTTAGAAAGGAGTTGGTCGAATTGGCCGAACCCCGGTACTGAAACGCGAGATTATTAATGGAAGCAGCCGGCAAAAGCGAGAAAGAAAATCCGGTTCCAAAGCCAACAATCACCATATATGTTGTCAGAAGTAACCTTGATGTATCCGGCGTCATCGTACCGAGCAGGAACATACCCGCAGCATAAGCGATAACCGAGATAACCATAAGGTTCCGAAAACTTGTTTTTGTTTGAAAGATACCGCCAATCATACTGCCGGCAACCGAGCCGAGCATCATCGGAGTGAGGATAAAGCCTGCATTAGTTGCCGTACCCCCATAAACCGCCTGCACGAAAATGGGAATAAATACGGCAAGGATAATGAAAGTTCCCCCATAAAGGAAAGCAAGGATTTGCGACGTCGCAAAAAGCCGGTTTTTGAACATCCAAAATGAAATAATCGGTTCCTCCGCTTTTCTCTCAATTATAAAGAAGGCAAGAAAAAAAACAGCAAAAACAGAAAATAGGCCAATGATTTGTACAGAGTCCCAACTATATTCCTTCCCGCCAAGTTCAAGTGCGAACATTAGTGAAACAACAGCTGTAACAAGCGTAATTGCTCCCCACCAGTCCACCTTTTGTTTCCGATGCTCAAGGGATTCTTTGTAGTAAACAGAAATCAATGCGAGTGATACCAGGCCGATTGGTAAATTAATATAGAATACCCAATGCCAACTGATGGCATCCGTTATAAACGCACCCAATAATGGTCCAAGGACACTTGATAAACCAAATACTGCGCCAAGGAGTCCAGTCATTTTTCCGCGATTTTCCGGCGGAAAGATATCAAAGACAATGGTAAATGAGATTGGAAGCAGCGCCCCTCCGCCAATCCCCTGAATGGCGCGAAAGAGAATTAACTGATCCATCGTCTGTGCCACGCCGCATAAGCTGGATCCGATTAAAAACACAGCAAGCCCAAAAATAAAAAAACGTTTCCGCCCGTACATATCGGATAATTTACCATAGATTGGCATCCCCGCCATTACGGCAACCATATAAGACGCGGTTACCCATACGAATTTGTCAAAACCGCCAAGGTCGGAAACGATTGTCCCCATTGCTGTCGCTACAATGGTATTGTCCATGGCGGACATTAAGATCCCAAGCAATAGGCCGGCTACAACCAGTTTCATGTTCCTTTCGCCAGATGCCATAAGTTTTCCACCTTTCAAAACTGTTTTCTTTTCTGAATTGACTATAATGGATTTTCTCATTAAATACCAAACTTTTTTATGGCAATTCAAAAAAAGAGACCTCATTCACAGGTCCCTTCCGCTACATTTTTTTCAATGTTCTTCCATCCCCATGTGCGGACTACGGTTTTTCCGGTTCCACTTTAAAAGACACAACTTTTTCGGTACTCAGGTTATGCTGGACCGTTACACGGACAAAAATCTGCCTGCCTTTTTCTTCAACCTTGAATCTGAAAGTGTCTGCTACTTCTGATTCATTGACATTCTGCCTTCCAAGATACTCATATTCCCGTATTGGATCTCCGGGGTAATCTGCAGAAACAATAGCTATCGCCATTTTGCCGTATTTTTCATAATGAGGAGTCTGCGCTTCCGTTCCTACTGGCTGAAGGGTTAAAAACGCAAGAGCCGCCAATAAGATGGCCATTCTCTTCTTCAAATCGGTCATCCCTTTCCATGTTTATCATTAGTGTGGCAATGTCCACTAATTCTATTCAACCGATAATAATCTGCCATATGTTAGTAAGCCCTCCGCTTCGCTTTCCCCAACATTTTCAGCGGAAGTTTTGCCGCGAATTCCACACACTAATTTCAACTCCTAATCAAGGAGGAGAAAAAATGAATACACTGGAATATGACAGGGCGCTGTATTATATATACCGCTCGCAGTGGGATAATCTTTTAATCCTGATGGTCCGGACACGGGACCAGTTTCTTGCGAAGAAAATTGAACATTTTCTTCACGCATACCATTTTGAGCATGATTATTCCATTTTGGAACAGAAGCTTTACTCCCTGCTCCGATACATTGACCATGCTATAGAGGCTCCAGCCATCACTGCAGCACAGCAGCCTCTTTATAGTTTATCGTAACTGAAGGCAAACGAATTCCACCACCGCACAAAATGAAGCACGGCCAAAAAACTGGGCCGTGCTCTTTTTATTTTATGGGTTAATCAAGTCTCAGCTTCCAGCCAGTCCGTTCTTGACCGCATATAATGCCGCCTGGGTCCGATCGGCTAAATCCAGTTTCGAAAGGATGCTTGAAACATGCGTTTTGACCGTTTTTTCCGTAATAAACAAAGACGCAGAAATCTCCTTATTGCTTTTTCCGCTGGCGATTTCCTTTAAAACTTCTTTTTCACGTTTTGTCAGTTCATCAAGAGGCTTTTTCATCTCTTTCTGGTTTGCGGAAATTTGCGATAACAGATGGGAAGTTGCTTTCGGATGAAGCTGGTTTTCCCCGGATGCAAGCCTTCTGATAGAAGCGGCCAGTTCATCCGGCTCTACATCTTTCAGCTGATAACCCATAGCCCCCGCTTCAACGGCGGGAATAACATGATTCTGGTCAGAAAAACTGGTCAAAATCATAATTTTCATGTCGGGCTGCTGTTCCTTAATTTTCGCCGTCGCCGTAATCCCATCCATGACAGGCATATCAAGGTCCATTAAAACGATATCAGGCTTGAGCTCAGCGGCCTTTTTTACTGCCTCTTCCCCATTGGCCGCTTCCCCCGCTATCTCAAAATCAGGCTGTGTTTTCAAATAAAAGGCCAGTCCCCTTCTGACGACATGATGATCGTCCGCGATTAAGATTCGGATGCCCATTGTAATCCCCCCTTCATACAGGAATTTTGACCGATAATTTAGTCCCCGCTCCCGCGCTGCTTTCCAATAGGAATTGGCCTCCCAAGCCCTCTGCCCTGTCTCTCATACTTTTTAAACCAAGAGACGGCAATTCGCTGTCTTCATTGAAATGGAACCCGCATCCTGGATCGCTGATTTCCAGCAGCACAACATTCTTTTCCATCGCAAAATCAATTACAATCGTTGTCTGGCCGGAATGCTTTTTGCAATTGGCCATAGCTTCCTGGCCGACCCGCCAAAGGGCTTCTTCAATTTTAGCCGGTAATTTCACGACACCTTTGACGTTCATTTCAAGCTCAAGCCCAAGCATTTGCGCATAACTGCTCAGCGCACTGACAATCCCATTTTCAAGCCCCTGGGGACGAAGCTGCCAAATGAGCGCCCTCATTTCATTCAACGCTTCCTGAGCCATTTC is part of the Bacillus sp. B-jedd genome and harbors:
- a CDS encoding response regulator → MGIRILIADDHHVVRRGLAFYLKTQPDFEIAGEAANGEEAVKKAAELKPDIVLMDLDMPVMDGITATAKIKEQQPDMKIMILTSFSDQNHVIPAVEAGAMGYQLKDVEPDELAASIRRLASGENQLHPKATSHLLSQISANQKEMKKPLDELTKREKEVLKEIASGKSNKEISASLFITEKTVKTHVSSILSKLDLADRTQAALYAVKNGLAGS
- a CDS encoding DUF3889 domain-containing protein; protein product: MKKRMAILLAALAFLTLQPVGTEAQTPHYEKYGKMAIAIVSADYPGDPIREYEYLGRQNVNESEVADTFRFKVEEKGRQIFVRVTVQHNLSTEKVVSFKVEPEKP
- a CDS encoding alpha/beta fold hydrolase, coding for MAYCKVTQAEIYYEEIGNGTPIIMIHGYTPDHRLMRGCMEPIFAAKNGWQRIYIDLPGMGLTKKYNEISNSDEMLQAVLEFIQAIIPNQKYLIVGESYGGYIARGILEKNPEQVLGAAFICPVITPYPEDRRAEEHRIMKTDDEFIASLTINELEDFKSNQVVLDEYNWVRYNEEVLSGCKIADEKFLSKVKNKYGFTFKVDQSNFNKPSVFLLGKQDSSVGYKDALDIMNKYPRGTFAILDKAGHNLQIEQPQIFNSLINEWLDRVEESN
- a CDS encoding MDR family MFS transporter, with amino-acid sequence MASGERNMKLVVAGLLLGILMSAMDNTIVATAMGTIVSDLGGFDKFVWVTASYMVAVMAGMPIYGKLSDMYGRKRFFIFGLAVFLIGSSLCGVAQTMDQLILFRAIQGIGGGALLPISFTIVFDIFPPENRGKMTGLLGAVFGLSSVLGPLLGAFITDAISWHWVFYINLPIGLVSLALISVYYKESLEHRKQKVDWWGAITLVTAVVSLMFALELGGKEYSWDSVQIIGLFSVFAVFFLAFFIIERKAEEPIISFWMFKNRLFATSQILAFLYGGTFIILAVFIPIFVQAVYGGTATNAGFILTPMMLGSVAGSMIGGIFQTKTSFRNLMVISVIAYAAGMFLLGTMTPDTSRLLLTTYMVIVGFGTGFSFSLLPAASINNLAFQYRGSANSTNSFLRSFGMTLGVTIFGTIQNHVFTDKLEKGFSGFPGAGNAMMNMRDPQEIFSAAGRAKIPGNILDIIVNAMSDSITITFTLALLPIAIAAVTIFFMGNARVELQKGKAVSK
- a CDS encoding YhdB family protein; protein product: MNTLEYDRALYYIYRSQWDNLLILMVRTRDQFLAKKIEHFLHAYHFEHDYSILEQKLYSLLRYIDHAIEAPAITAAQQPLYSLS